A genomic stretch from Scomber scombrus chromosome 8, fScoSco1.1, whole genome shotgun sequence includes:
- the aldh7a1 gene encoding alpha-aminoadipic semialdehyde dehydrogenase, whose amino-acid sequence MQRCLTLTVARHSRLVLRNKFASARHQQSAAMSGLLINQPKYSWLKELGLSEDNPGVYNGSWGGSGEVITSYCPANNEPIARVTQATMAEYEETVQKTREAWKIWADIPAPKRGEIVRQIGDALRKKIKVLGSLVALEMGKIYVEGVGEVQEYVDVCDYAVGLSRMIGGPILPSERPGHALIEQWNPVGLVGIITAFNFPVAVYGWNNAIALTCGNVCLWKGAPTTPLTSVAVSKIVAEVLEQNNLPGAICSMTCGGADIGTAMSKDERVDLVSFTGSTHVGKMVAMMVQERFGRKLLELGGNNAIIVFEDADLNLVVPSAVFASVGTAGQRCTTTRRLMLHESLHDTVVERIAKAYKQVRIGDPWDPNTMYGPLHTKQAVDQYLAAIEQAKQQGGTVVCGGKVMDRPGNYVEPTIITGLAHDAPIVHTETFVPILYVLKFKTEEEAFAWNNEVQQGLSSSIFTKDMGRVFRWLGPKGSDCGIVNVNIPTSGAEIGGAFGGEKHTGGGRESGSDSWKQYMRRSTCTINYSKDLPLAQGIKFE is encoded by the coding sequence ATGCAGCGCTGCCTCACCCTGACTGTTGCACGGCACAGCAGGCTCGTCTTGAGAAATAAATTTGCATCTGCCCGACACCAACAGTCAGCAGCCATGTCAGGACTCCTCATCAACCAGCCCAAATACTCCTGGCTGAAAGAGCTGGGCCTGTCTGAGGACAACCCTGGGGTTTACAACGGGAGCTGGGGAGGCAGTGGAGAGGTTATTACATCATACTGCCCCGCCAACAATGAGCCGATTGCCAGAGTGACCCAGGCCACTATGGCGGAGTATGAAGAAACAGTTCAGAAGACAAGGGAGGCTTGGAAGATTTGGGCAGATATTCCAGCTCCGAAAAGAGGGGAGATTGTGAGGCAGATAGGAGATGCACTAAGAAAGAAGATCAAAGTTCTTGGGAGCTTGGTAGCTCTAGAAATGGGCAAGATCTATGTTGAGGGAGTGGGAGAAGTGCAAGAATATGTTGATGTTTGCGATTACGCTGTTGGTCTGTCAAGAATGATTGGTGGTCCCATCCTGCCTTCAGAAAGACCAGGCCATGCCCTGATCGAACAGTGGAACCCAGTTGGTCTTGTCGGCATCATCACTGCCTTTAACTTCCCGGTGGCGGTCTACGGCTGGAACAACGCCATCGCTCTGACCTGCGGAAATGTCTGCCTCTGGAAAGGTGCCCCAACCACACCTCTCACAAGTGTTGCTGTCTCCAAGATTGTGGCTGAGGTGCTGGAGCAGAACAACCTACCTGGAGCTATCTGCTCCATGACCTGTGGAGGTGCTGATATTGGCACGGCCATGTCGAAGGACGAGCGTGTGGATCTGGTGTCGTTCACCGGCAGCACCCACGTTGGCAAAATGGTGGCCATGATGGTGCAAGAAAGGTTTGGTCGCAAACTTCTGGAACTTGGTGGAAACAATGCAATCATCGTGTTTGAGGACGCTGACCTGAATCTTGTGGTCCCGTCTGCTGTCTTTGCATCTGTGGGCACTGCTGGGCAGCGCTGCACCACCACCAGGAGGCTGATGTTGCATGAGAGCCTTCACGACACAGTGGTTGAGAGGATCGCCAAGGCCTATAAGCAAGTCCGCATTGGAGACCCTTGGGATCCCAACACCATGTATGGACCCCTGCACACCAAACAAGCGGTGGACCAGTATCTTGCAGCTATTGAGCAAGCCAAGCAGCAGGGTGGCACTGTGGTCTGTGGAGGGAAAGTGATGGACCGACCCGGAAACTACGTAGAGCCCACCATCATCACAGGGCTGGCTCATGACGCTCCCATTGTCCACACCGAAACCTTTGTCCCCATCCTCTACGTCCTCAAGTTCAAGACAGAAGAGGAGGCGTTTGCCTGGAACAACGAGGTCCAGCAGGGCCTGTCCAGCAGCATCTTCACCAAAGATATGGGCCGGGTCTTCCGCTGGCTGGGGCCAAAAGGATCCGACTGCGGCATTGTGAATGTCAACATTCCTACCAGTGGAGCTGAGATCGGAGGAGCCTTTGGTGGAGAGAAGCACACAGGCGGGGGAAGAGAGTCGGGCAGTGACTCTTGGAAGCAGTACATGAGGCGTTCAACCTGCACAATAAACTACAGCAAGGATCTTCCTCTGGCGCAGGGAATCAAGTTTGAGTGA
- the LOC133984273 gene encoding guanine nucleotide-binding protein subunit beta-4 — translation MSELEQLRQEAEQLRNQIRDARKACSDSTLSQITAGLDSVGRIQMRTRRTLRGHLAKIYAMHWGSDSRLLVSASQDGKLIIWDSYTTNKMHAIPLRSSWVMTCAYAPSGNYVACGGLDNICSIYSLKTREGNVRVTRELPGHTGYLSCCRFLDDNQILTSSGDTTCALWDIETGQQATSFTGHTGDVMSLSLSPDFKTFVSGACDATSKLWDIRDGMCRQSFTGHVSDINAVTFFPNGNAFGTGSDDATCRLFDLRADQELMMYSHDNIICGITSVSFSKSGRLLLAGYDDFNCNVWDTLKGERAGVLAGHDNRVSCLGVTDDGMAVATGSWDSFLRIWN, via the exons ATGAGCGAGCTGGAACAGTTGCGGCAGGAAGCCGAGCAACTACGCAATCAGATCCGG GATGCCAGGAAAGCCTGCAGTGACTCCACTCTGTCACAG ATTACAGCTGGTCTGGACTCAGTGGGCCGGATACAGATGCGGACACGACGCACTCTCAGGGGCCACCTGGCCAAGATCTATGCAATGCACTGGGGGAGTGACTCCAG GCTACTTGTCAGTGCCTCGCAAGATGGAAAGCTTATCATCTGGGACAGTTACACGACAAATAAG ATGCATGCCATCCCTCTGCGCTCTTCCTGGGTGATGACGTGCGCCTACGCTCCCTCTGGGAACTATGTGGCCTGTGGAGGCCTGGACAATATCTGCTCCATATACAGCCTGAAGACCCGTGAGGGCAACGTGCGCGTCACCCGGGAGCTACCCGGACACACAG GTTATTTGTCCTGCTGTCGTTTCTTGGATGACAACCAGATACTGACCAGCTCTGGAGACACCACCTG TGCATTGTGGGACATAGAGACAGGCCAGCAGGCCACCAGTTTTACAGGCCACACAGGTGATGTGATGAGTTTGTCTTTAAGTCCGGACTTCAAGACCTTTGTGTCAGGAGCTTGTGACGCCACCTCCAAACTGTGGGACATTCGTGACGGCATGTGCAGGCAATCTTTCACCGGGCACGTGTCCGACATCAACGCCGTCACC ttTTTCCCCAATGGGAATGCCTTTGGCACAGGCTCAGATGACGCCACCTGCAGGTTGTTTGACCTGCGTGCTGACCAGGAGCTGATGATGTACAGCCACGACAACATCATCTGTGGCATCACCTCCGTGTCTTTCTCCAAGAGCGGCCGTCTGTTGCTGGCCGGCTACGATGACTTTAACTGCAACGTCTGGGACACTCTGAAAGGCGAGCGTGCAG GTGTGCTAGCGGGCCACGACAACAGAGTTAGCTGCTTAGGTGTGACAGATGACGGCATGGCCGTGGCTACCGGCTCCTGGGACAGTTTCCTCCGGATCTGGAACTAA